gagagagagagagagagagagagagagagagagagagagagagagagagagagagagagagagagagagagagagacagagaaaggaaAACAGAAAGGAGGCAGGTTAGAAGAACCCACATAGTAAAGAGATCTGCACAAACAGACAATTATTCGGATTGAGTTCTCTACAGCCAGCAGGAGCTGACACCCAGATGTGGTTTTATCCATCTTTGCTGGGCGAATTCACAATTGCAGTTGAAGCAATTGAAGACACAGCTTTACAGATGCTGCCAAAGCTTTTTCTAGAGAGCAGCACCCTCGGAAACTCCTCAATCCGAATAACCGATCTGTTTGTGAAGCTGTAATAGTATAACCTGCCAACAAAGTACCGATAGgaacagaaaatgtaaataagAGCAAGGCCAAGATACTGCAGAGGATCTGTTTCATTGGTTAATAGTAACATTTAAGCTTAGAAGAAATACACCAAATACATCTTCATAGTTATAGCACTTAGTAAGGTTCCATCATGCTATGAAATGTGGCTTCTGGGCAGTTTTAAACAAGAGTAACCAAACTTTGAATGACTTGAACTTCTTGAGACAGGCATGGAATTTATTCTGCGACCCTTCTAAATGGCTTTTGATGTCACAAGGTGGAAATCCATAAGCATACcaaacaaaagcaaagcagcttCAGAATGCAACCCTAGCTGGTCTCTATATACAATTGCCGCTTCTATTTTCTAAAGAGGGGCATTTTTTGTAGCAACATTTTCTAGACGGAAAAGCATGAAAACTGCACAACAGTAAAGGAATTATAACATTAAATTGGAATTTTAACTCAATTACCATATCATTAGAAAATGTCCACTACATATACAGTATCCGTTTTATCAGTAGCAGTTCCTAAAATGcagatattataataataataataataataataataataataatgataataataataatgtttattttataaaagcgcCTTTCATGACAAGTAATATTATTTTCAGTGCAACCAAACAATAAGGCCATATAATAGCTTTGAGGTGTTCTGCTAATGAAAGGCACAGAATAAAATCGgataaaatgattattattattattattattattattattattattattattattaataaaaacattctcCCCtcataaaagtaaataaaaatgcCCGGCTTGTTACAAGTGCAATGTTAAATAGACTGGCATACTTTTATGAATGGGACAGTGGTACTTACAGAAACAGAGGAACAGTGTGTCAACACACATTGCATAGACACTGAAAAAGCCATGGGCGATCAGGTACGAGCCAAATATCACAGTCTGCAGAAGAGAGGGAAGACAAAAGTACTGCATCTGCTACAAGTCTGTAATAGATATTTATTGGGATGCACACATGTTTCAATGTTTCATTTCTTTGGGTTTGGACATGTGCCCGTGACTGAGGAAGGTCATGTGCAGATGAGGATAATAGACGTCTGCAACACTTAACACGCTTCCTCACTGAGGCCTCGTAGCTGTTTCAAATTACAATCTATAGTGAGTTGACACTATAGTTAGTGACATGAGGCCATTCAGGCTTGTCCATCCCAATTTCAGCTGACTCCTGACAGGGCTTTGAGCTCATGGTATGGACAAGGCTCCACATTCACCGTTGTGACCCCAGATGGACTCAATAAATCAGTTTTTCCTCTTTGGGAATGCCTCAATTTTAGATATTATGATCACTTAAAAAAAGAGTATTGTCTGTATTAACACTGCATGCTACAGGATTACCTTAACTACTCATTCacagtaaaaaactaaaataaaaaaaataaaaaaccttatAAAAAAGCCTTTAATTTACGTCTTTATCCTTTTTCAACATTTCTATTGTATAATACTGAATATGAAGTTAACTTTGTGGTTTTCCTTATACAACAGCAAGATGAGGCATCCCATTACTATCCCACAATCTTACTGTTTGCAATATGACCTGTCTGATCAGATGGAAACTGGTTTATTCACTTATTTAAATTTATTCAAGTGTCACCTTTATTACCGAGAGGCTACCTCCATTGATAAATAGTGAAAAAGGTTCCTCCGAGTTCAGAACACAGCTTTATCTCAGCCGGAGCTCACAGTGTACAGCCTCTTTTATTAATGGCATACTGAATATGTGCTGTGTTAATATTACACCTTTCATCCACACACAGTTTTTCCAACCACAGTCTGGATTACTGAGTTAGTTTCTTTTGTGCTAACACACAAcacaatagcttttttttttgccccCAAATTATTAGTGCTGGTGTTTAAGGGACCTGAACTGATGGTAATCTGTTCACCAGGAAGAGTGAAACCACCAGACCTCATTTGACATGTGACCCAGATCCAGAGGGGAGTGTTATAAACACAACCTCACCAACGCCTTACAGTAAACCAACATGTTTAAACTCATGCCCAAGGACTGCGATCCAGTGATCCTACTGCGCTGGTCAGGGACGCAAGCAGGGGTGAACCTCCAGTATGAATATCCAggacacatttttacacagaacGCTATATATGGAATGAAAGACTTTGATTGTTATTTTCCAGTTGGTATCCCACACTAATCCAGCTAAATAAATATTagcttttatatttgtatatatttttgagTTTGCTGTTCGACCCAAatcaataataaattaaaagtgaCTTACATTACATTTTGATAGAAAAAGTGTGACCCTACTGCAGGAGCTCATTGTGCatataattgtaaatcttttaTTAGACAACATATTCTTTAAAATGAACTTTATTTAATATGGGGCTTGTCATGCATCTTCAGACCCCGGAGTGAGCTGGCAGGCAAAGGATTCTGGCAAAGATACTGTACATGAACCAATGAAAACTTCCACCTACCAGTAGTGGTACCCAGTAATAGTTTAATGATGGCACTTCTTCTTGAATAACAGGTATTCTTCgtgtgaagaaaaaaaaggcaaggACACCTGCAAAACAAATGGaactattttaaacaaaatatattgcaCCTAAAACGTCCATGTAACACCACCTAGCATATATTCATTAGATTTAATACAAATGTGTGCTTATAGTGATTTGTGCATCAGTGCAGTTACTCTACTGTTAAATGCAACAATAAAGTAATTCAtagtaaagcattttttttatcaacCATGCAGACCCCAAAAGTGCATATTTTCAAAGCGCCCTAACATTTGTACATGATTTTAAAGTAGGAATGActctttatgaaaaaaaagactTACCAACACTCCCTGCAATGAGAACTTTCCCCAGGAACAGCAAGAAATCTGTAACCTTATCTAGTACTGCAACTCTGTTATAGACAAGAGAGTGAGAGTGTCAAATAATCTGCACAGACTGGAAACTAATTCTATACACTgcaaaaacatgtaaaacaaaggcAAAAATAAGCTACCTGATAACGTTTCTCATCAACAAAAAGAATGCCTCCTTTGCTGATGAACAGAAGTTTTTGCCATATATTGcaatctgaaaataataataataataataataataagcttgtaCAGTATCAGAAACATGATCCcgcaattaaaatataatgagaATAATATTAGTGTATTTGCATTTGGTAACTGTACATATTAAGCAAGAAATAAAGATGTACATAAACAGGTccttaaattaacaaaataaattatgctTACACAGTTTGCCTCCATTGTAAAGTttgcttctgtttttgtttttttttctaacagtttcttttatgaggattttttttttttacaagaaaaaacattttgctttAAGTAACAGAGAATCAATGATCTCACAGACTCACCATTATGTATGCATTTCTGTTCATGAATTTAATGAAATGTTCTAAGCACCAGAAACAACATTTCAGACAGCATAGCACGAATTTGGCAAATTTGTTCTgtgcacctgtaaataataattaaaatattcagGTTGCATTCCAATATGACTGTTTAACAGCACAATTCCACACAAGGGTTTGAGGATTGATTTTTGTAGTGATGTCTTTTATTCTCCCTGGTGTTGCAGCTCCCCCTAGTGGAtatctgattgtttttttttctttaacatttcTGCACTCCAGTTTCCTCCCCACTAAAACTTAAATACATTTGTAGTTGTCAAAGACATTCTAGTAACTAGAAACAAGTTACACACGCAATCTGAGTCACCGtaaaaataagaacaaacaaataaacagctcTATTATGCGTCAGGCAATTGCAAACATCAAATCACTTAAAACCTTTGGAAGCCATACTGTACTGCAATGGTTGTGCAGCACTGCCTGAATGCATaagcaggaataaaaaaaagagcCAGGCATGAGACTTACTTTTAAGTTTATGATCCAAATACTCTAGAATGATTCTGATCAACTGAACAATGGCAAGAATTAGAGATCCAAAAGCCAGCGAGCCTGTGTGGTATCTGGAAAAAAAATTTTAGTATTCAGGAACAGACATTACAGTTAGGAATtcatactgtactgcactgtacaatACAACTGATTTCAGAAGAGAGTCCATCTGAGTAATAGCGCCATCTTCTGGCACAAAGACACTCCTGCCAAAATATTTCTCAGCCAAAGGTGTATTTCACTGAGATTTAAACAAGACTCAATATTCTGAAACAGGCAAAAAACTACAGGTGTAGTGCAGGGTTGCCTGAATGCATCATCCAAAGGGTACCTTATTGCTCTTCCGAATGAAGAAAAGAGTGGGTAGGCAGGGACGTCTCCTGGCTTCTTGAATGCCCAGTAATAGGATGCGAAGGCCCCTGCGAGAGTACACTGGCCCAGAGCGATGGCAAAGTTCACCAGCCACAGGAAGACGAAGACGTTGCAGATCTGGAGGATGAAGATGTATTTGTGGTAAAGGCTCTCGCCACCGTAGAACGCAAACGTGCACTGAGAGCGGGGGCACAACTTGGTCACATTCGTTTTGTTGAAAGTCTGTCAAAAAAAGAAACACGATAAATATATAGCTCAATAACCGTTAAGGTCCACTATATTTCTGACATACCCTCTAAGGCTATGTACTGTAGCATATCCTGAAGATGAGTCATGCCACCATTTTCAATTGTGACTCCCCCTCACAAGGCAAATGGTCCAAGCAGGTAACATCTCAACATGTACTGTCAATATGGACACCTTATTGACAGTACATGTTGAGAtttagtatacagtatacagtaaaacATGACCCCAAGAATACCGTTTAAGCTAAGTTTATTAAactcattaaaatacattattaaaggatCACTTACTTCAGGATCACATGTGAAGTTTTCATACATGCACTTTGGTTGGGCTGGCATCACTTTGTATATTGGTTCACCAGATGAAGCCAAGAATCTAAAAATAGGCTGGTTAAGGTAATGTGTAAAGATATAGTTTCAGTAAAACCACAACCCCTATGATGGTAAATCTGTCTTTCATATTTACTAAATGATCTTGGTTTAGGATTTTATTTTAGCACACCAAATGGCTGAAGTGTGTGATTGCTGCATTGATCTAAAAGGGAACGCTTCATTCCAAGAGATCGATCAGAAACGAGAGTGCCGTAGAGTTGCCCGCATTGGCTTGTTTCCTgtcacagagcaggagaaggatACACGGCAGTGACAGCCCAGTATGAGATACAGATCGCTATGAGAAGGAAGGTGATGATTGGGTAGAACAACGTCGACATTATATGCCCGATGGCCCTGTAATGAAACACAGAAGAAACAGGTTCAGTCTCTCTGCTTTAAATTGTTAAAATTTAATTAAGAACATCAATCAAAGTTCAGTCCCATGGGAAAAACACACTCTAGCCATGCAATGGTGAACCCTAAGAGACCTACCCAAGCACATCCATGGGAAAGACCCACCTGTAACCATAACCAATCCCATCCCCTTTACACCACGAGCTACGCAAGCACCTTGTGACACACTGTAGCTTCCTTTTCAGGAGTggttttgaaactgctgcttaaTCAATCAGGAGTTAAGGTAATCGTCAACTTGTTTACATGGGACAGATATAATAAACCAATGGATGACGTTAACTGAACACGGTGCCAACTATTTTAAAATCCAAACATCCAGATAAACTGAAACGGCTGGTATGTTGTATCACCTCCATGTTTACAAGAGCAGGGTGTGTAGCATAATGAAAGCTACTCACTTGCTTCCTTCCTTGAGTAGTGCAATAGCGATGCGGACTCTGTTCCTCAAGAAAATCAGTATCAGTATGATAGTGGCTTCAATAATGCAGAGACATAtcactaaaaagaaaacaaagacatgGTAACCTTGAAGCAGTGGCAACAGCATTCGAGTCTCTGAGACTGGGTGTTACACATTTTTGGTTCTCTCACTATTGACAACTTCCCCTCATTCATCCAAAGTCCAGTAACAGTCCACAGAAAGCTAGAATAATAATTCAAATGATCTTTTTTGACCCACTTTAACAATTAGCTGTAACAGGAAAGAAAGCTGACCACTCTCTAGTTACAGAGAGGTAAATGAATGATAGTGATTTAAAAGACTTGGCTCTTTCTTGGATTACTGGAGAGGATTCATGAACTTCTGTAAGAGGTCAAGTTCTTGGCTATAACAAAAAGGCTTACTCAACAAAAATGAGTTTGCCAGCCTGCGGCAGTCAGATTAAACTTGCTCAGCTGCAAGAGTCAGCGATGATGGACACTGAGAAAGTATTGGAAATGCATTACTCATCTGAAAGGACAGAtctatctgttattattattattatttgtttatttagcagacgcctttatccaaggcgacttacagagactagggtgtgtgaactatgcatcagctgcagagtcacttacaactacgtctcacccgaaagacggagcacaaggaggttaagtgacttgctcagggtcacataatgagtcagtggctgaggtgggatttgaaccggggaccacctggttacaagcccttttttctttaaccactggaccacacagcagaTAGATTTGTCAGCGATGATGGACACTGAGAAAGTATTGGAAATGCATTACTCAGCTGAAAGGACAGATCTATCTGCCTCCTCAATTATCTAGCTTTAGGACACACTAATAGCACTCAGACAGAAACACGACTTGACACCTTATTTTAGCTGAGCAGGCAGAGTCCAGTTACTAAAAGAGAGTGACACATGCGTCCCTAAACCCCTACCATTGGACGATATTGTACGTCACCTCAAAAATGGCACAAATGAAAATCAACTTTATCTGAAAACTGGAAGTGTCTAGAAATGCCCAGGTCTCCTGGGCTGTTCCAGTAAGGACAATGTATATGTCCGTTTAACACTGCCCATCTGTGTCACCTTTGTATGCAATCCCAAAGTCTGACGTGTTAAATGAAGTGTGAGTTAAAAAGTTTCAAACATGAGCATTTCTAGTTCACTCCATGGCACACTAAACCGTACTGAAGATGAGCCAGGTCTGACTGAGCTGCAAGTAGACTCTGAAGTCTGTCTGGAAGCCGATGTCTGAGATGGTGACGCCAGCTCCTGGCTTCCCTCGGAGGGTACTGAACTCCCAGTAACAGTGCAAGATCCCTGTCgaacaaaaacacaacagataCATTTAGATGCACAACGGCACGGATTCCACAAGCCTGCGCACCAGTGCAAACACTGGCACCGCTTCCAGTAAAGTAAGACGTGCTACTGTTTCAGAGCTAGCTGCATGTTAACTCATGAGCTCCTACATGCACTAAGCTGTTTGACCGATATAGTAGTGCTCAAGCACACTCACCATATCCAATGACCCCGATCACCCCGAATATAATGACCCAGAGCAGGACCCCGGCTGTGTAGCGCAAGAGGAGGATAAACAGCAGGCTCACCACCATCGCAATGACCAGGCCTCTGGAGAGAAACACAGGTACACAGCCTTTACTGGGCAGGCCTGCTCACATGTGTGATAAGAATACAGGTTCTATACGGTAACACTCTATTAAAGGGGCCTCGTGTTACATCTACACATGACACGAAATAAGGACATAGTAACTGAACTGCAACTACACAACTGTAAAAAAGTAGTCCCACGGTTTCTCAATTCAGCATTATATTGAGTTATTGGTACTCGTATAATGGAGTACTGTCACactctctgcctccctccctgcagcATGTCGGAACATAGCAAAATAACTGTTGAAGGACCAGAGGCTTGTGGTGAaacactgccacctagtggatATGAGATTTTATTGGTCAACGAGTACAATTTACAGTATTAGTTCCTAGTTTCCATTGTTATGAACCCGACAACTTACATTAAAATCCAATACCAGGAGCCAGCATAGTCTTCAAAAACCTTTATTCCAACTTCTCTTGCATCAAGAACACTGTTTATAccactgtgtgagagagagagagcaaaagaGAGAGACACTCTTAATCCTATATGGTGCTGTATGTATGGTTAACTGTAGTTTGATAAAGAAAGGGCTAAACACTGCTCAGTATTAGAGGATTGTTATACTGCTTCTGTAGGTTTACACCTAGTACACTAGCTTGTTGCTTGACATATTAGTACAGTAACAAAAGGCAAAGCAGCTATAATGTCTATTAACCTACAGGACCTCTTCTGCTAGTAACTGGAGGCATGCTGGTTGGTTTTGACCCATGTTTTTCTCAAGGCTTTGTACTTATTTTGAAATACCTGTACATGACCACAGTGTGAGGTGTCTCCTATTTGACCAATAGTCAGGGATCCAGAGGATACAAGTGGTCCAGAAATGGATATCCCCTGACCGGTCTGCAATCCTTAgcaggccttttttttttttttggctattaCTTTATGTGCAGGTGCAATTACTTACAAAATGCTGAATATAAAAAGTTAAAGTTAAatgtaaaaatagatttttatagATTGTCCTTGACTATATAATGAATACAAATTTTAACAATACATATCAGTAGGGGTGTCACCTTAAAACCctagcgttgtttttttttatggtttcatTTCAGGTGGCTGTTTATTGATTAtcagtatgttgtgtgtgtgtttttttatgatttgtttaatgGAACATGCTCCTACTTCACCTGTGAAAAAAGtccctggtttaaaaaaaaagtttcagaaatAACTACAATCCATAGATACGAGCTATTTACGGTTCCAACAGAGCAAAGCTTTCGTTTTGGGATTGCCGATGGGGCTGTCAAGCACTGCTATTGAGAGATGATTAGAAAACTGTCAAGAATGGAGTAATCCGACAGTGCATCCTTGCTGGAAACATGAAACAATATCAGGAAGAAGCAGCAGTATTGTACACCAAATCAAACAGCTAACTAACTAAAGCAGATTCCTAGTTTCTGCTTCAGGCTTTCTGTTTTGTGTCGTGTACAGTCTGATTGAAGTTCCTAGTCTCGGGGCTGGATCTGCAGATTATGGCATACGTTCTCTGGCTTGTGAGAGACCCCAGGCAAGCGTTGTTCCAGGTCAATGGAGCATGCTCCTGAAACGCACAGAGCCAGATCTGCCCCACGGGACGACTAGACTGCAACATGccgagggggggtgggggagggtggggtgggggagggtggggggttaGTCAGCAGTCAGCTCAGTGCTAGAGCTTTGTTAAGAGTTAAAAATGATTTGAGACCTTTCACCTCCTTGTTGAATAGCTGTAACCTGTCTATAAAAGAAAAGCACTCTGCTTGTTAAAAGTTCCTCGCATgaatgttaaactgtattacataGATATGCATAGTGCTAAAGTATGTACGGTTCTGCCGAGATATACAGGTCAAAAACCCACTTGTGATGGATGTTATCAGACAGTTTTTACTTTGCACAATCAATAATGCATTTACGGTATCCAGCTCTTTCTTCATGCATGAATggttaataaatgtttttgtttatttaacaagttATATTGTAATACGGTAAATGATTGATACAGTATTAGCTACGCCATTATTAAGACCATTTTAAATGAAGTGTTATTAACTGATCACGTGATAAAGAAACATTTACTGAAGGTGTAATGTTGGTTCTAATTGATGAAGCAGGCTAGCAAAAATGCACCACGCTTTACATATAAGTTAGacgctacttttttttttcttctaaggaagtattataaaaatacagtttgtgttttaaaacgaGGTACAGGTGGTGACTCAAGATTTATAGCAAGCATGCACCATAAATACTACAAAGGCTTTCACATACAAGTATATTGACCATGTGTTGAACAGTGTATTTTCTTAAATGTACTATCAGCTCAAAGTATAAAAGACttgaagaataaaaataaaaaaaacactccagaACTAGACAAgattaaatactttttaaaaatatctttGTTATCAACTCACTGAATACATATTTGcggtaacttaaaaaaaaaaaataacccaacTTATTGGTGTTTCACTGTTGAATTGCCTGTAATTTATCACAGTTAGGAAACAGCATCACAAAACGCCTCTGACCATCAGCACTTCATTTTTAGTAGATATCTTCGTGGGAAGCGCTGAACTTACCTGGCAGCCTCTCTGAGATCGGTCACGTTTCTCGTTTTACCTCGTCCATCTTTGAAGGTAGTTTTATTGGCTACAGTCAGCACCCCATTTCTGGTGGTGAAGTCCGGAAAGCACCGTTGAAGAACTGAAACAAACAGATCAATTAATTATTCTGAAACGTTTTCTCTCTGGAATTGAAGTAatcataaaaaatatatgaaccagcccccccccccccccaaaaaaaaacaaaactatttaacAGCAATACAGTACTTGACCACCAGGCACTAAATCAAGTTAAAatcctatagaattaaaaaataaactttaataaaAGTAAAGAATCTAAGGAGAGGAAAAAAGTTACTCATCCCATCCAGTGTTTCTTGTGTATCTGTGATATCCCTATCTGTTTGCTGTCTGTGTTCTGTATTTAGATTGTTTTCTggtaggaaataaataataattcggCCACATATATGAAACAACTATACAAGTTTCTGAAACAAACAAGCTGATGGCAATTTGAAGGCTAGTAGAGAGCACTGGCAATGCAGCCCCTATACTGTCTGCTCTGTACTGAACTTACATGGCCTGCTTGGAACTATCATTGATGGGCAATCTTCATCTCGCAGAACTTCTCCAATAGACTGAAAAGAAGCAGAGGGATTACTGTTGTTTTACTATGCACAAGCACACTTTATAAAGCATATGTAGTAGAACTGCCCTTGCGAATGATAGACTGAACAATAGTCATTGTATCCAGAAGATGCAGGTCACATTGCTGGCTTGTTTCTCTACCGTTATGCCAGTGCTGCATGCTGTGTGTGCCACAATTGCTATTTCCACCCTTCTCCGATATATTCAGTTTggctgtggggaggtcgtgggCTCCATTTGGGTATAACTCAATGTGAATGcaaaatgagaaaacaaaacatCTATATGTTAAATGCAAATGTAAGGTGGCATTGGCCAGTCATCTTTACTGTTATATCCTGCATTACTGTATGAGCCTCCAATGAGAGTGGTGGGACAGGAGCAGCACTGAGCTCCCCCAGGACCACTGCCTAGCAATACAATTACACAACTGCAGCTGAgatgtttcttactagttttagaACAGTGCTTTTGGTGTAAACAAATCAAATACCGGTATCACTTTCAAGGGTCTcaagaaaataatattaaaacaccAAAATGCACCTgtatttagctgtttttttttttgtttgtttttttatttttacaaaaatgaaaaacatacatGCCATCATGTTCCTAAAGCTTATGTACACAGACAGCAGGTTGAGAAACATTAAAAGCTTAAAATATGAAGAGCTCTCTTGCAGAAGTACTTTAACGTTTAGCAGTATAAACAAAACTTTGTGGTTGAGAAGCTTGCTTGATGTTATCACAGTGACTGGCACATCACATTAAGGgacctattcataaaagtacttgccgaaagccataataaaacacatttagtttaaaagcactttatgaatgggtatacagtcattcaagaacgaaaatctgcctctttttgatgacatcctcagcattattaatgttccctgggtggtgtcggtagctgttacaaaaagaaaaaagtaatccACCAACAGTAGCCTACTATGAAGtcataatttacaaaaaaaaaaaaaaaaaaaaaaattaaataaatactttgtattttcgtttggtttggcaacgctggtaaacacatttctatACGCACATATAAGATAAAAAAAGCACGgtataatactgtaattctaataataataataataataataataataataataataataataataataataataatacaccccgCTTAAAGCAGGTAATCAGTCAGGggcgagtttatgtttatgaatcagtgaatcaCGTTTATGTAAAGGTTTCACGCTGTATTgaacactgtacacaaaatagATTGTTTTGTGgtgtgtgaaaaaataaaaataaaaaaaacactccatTTCGAACACAAAGAAAAGGATCGCTGTCAGCCGTGGATCatggcaaataaata
The sequence above is drawn from the Acipenser ruthenus chromosome 12, fAciRut3.2 maternal haplotype, whole genome shotgun sequence genome and encodes:
- the LOC117417087 gene encoding choline transporter-like protein 5 isoform X6, with amino-acid sequence MGRRSEIPPSLYGEPRKFDPAFKGPIHNRHCTDVVCCVIFVVVILGYIALGTVAWMHGDPRKVIYPTDSYGQFCGQQGTPNANKAILFYFNILKCASPVVLINLQCPTTQLCVSKCPDRFATYLDMQYAYRYNKSYWEYYRQFCKPGFNNPRKSIGEVLRDEDCPSMIVPSRPFLQRCFPDFTTRNGVLTVANKTTFKDGRGKTRNVTDLREAASGINSVLDAREVGIKVFEDYAGSWYWILIGLVIAMVVSLLFILLLRYTAGVLLWVIIFGVIGVIGYGILHCYWEFSTLRGKPGAGVTISDIGFQTDFRVYLQLSQTWLIFMICLCIIEATIILILIFLRNRVRIAIALLKEGSKAIGHIMSTLFYPIITFLLIAICISYWAVTAVFLASSGEPIYKVMPAQPKCMYENFTCDPETFNKTNVTKLCPRSQCTFAFYGGESLYHKYIFILQICNVFVFLWLVNFAIALGQCTLAGAFASYYWAFKKPGDVPAYPLFSSFGRAIRYHTGSLAFGSLILAIVQLIRIILEYLDHKLKSAQNKFAKFVLCCLKCCFWCLEHFIKFMNRNAYIMIAIYGKNFCSSAKEAFFLLMRNVIRVAVLDKVTDFLLFLGKVLIAGSVGVLAFFFFTRRIPVIQEEVPSLNYYWVPLLTVIFGSYLIAHGFFSVYAMCVDTLFLCFCEDLERNDGSAAKPYFMSPELHRILGRNEQSP
- the LOC117417087 gene encoding choline transporter-like protein 5 isoform X4 yields the protein MGRRSEIPPSLYGEPRKFDPAFKGPIHNRHCTDVVCCVIFVVVILGYIALGTVAWMHGDPRKVIYPTDSYGQFCGQQGTPNANKAILFYFNILKCASPVVLINLQCPTTQLCVSKCPDRFATYLDMQYAYRYNKSYWEYYRQFCKPGFNNPRKSIGEVLRDEDCPSMIVPSRPFLQRCFPDFTTRNGVLTVANKTTFKDGRGKTRNVTDLREAASGINSVLDAREVGIKVFEDYAGSWYWILIGLVIAMVVSLLFILLLRYTAGVLLWVIIFGVIGVIGYGILHCYWEFSTLRGKPGAGVTISDIGFQTDFRVYLQLSQTWLIFMICLCIIEATIILILIFLRNRVRIAIALLKEGSKAIGHIMSTLFYPIITFLLIAICISYWAVTAVFLASSGEPIYKVMPAQPKCMYENFTCDPETFNKTNVTKLCPRSQCTFAFYGGESLYHKYIFILQICNVFVFLWLVNFAIALGQCTLAGAFASYYWAFKKPGDVPAYPLFSSFGRAIRYHTGSLAFGSLILAIVQLIRIILEYLDHKLKSAQNKFAKFVLCCLKCCFWCLEHFIKFMNRNAYIMIAIYGKNFCSSAKEAFFLLMRNVIRVAVLDKVTDFLLFLGKVLIAGSVGVLAFFFFTRRIPVIQEEVPSLNYYWVPLLTVIFGSYLIAHGFFSVYAMCVDTLFLCFLEDLERNDGSTERPFYMSGSIMKILKKRNKEKKMKKRS
- the LOC117417087 gene encoding choline transporter-like protein 5-B isoform X5 gives rise to the protein MAQREGNYYGKHGEPRKFDPAFKGPIHNRHCTDVVCCVIFVVVILGYIALGTVAWMHGDPRKVIYPTDSYGQFCGQQGTPNANKAILFYFNILKCASPVVLINLQCPTTQLCVSKCPDRFATYLDMQYAYRYNKSYWEYYRQFCKPGFNNPRKSIGEVLRDEDCPSMIVPSRPFLQRCFPDFTTRNGVLTVANKTTFKDGRGKTRNVTDLREAASGINSVLDAREVGIKVFEDYAGSWYWILIGLVIAMVVSLLFILLLRYTAGVLLWVIIFGVIGVIGYGILHCYWEFSTLRGKPGAGVTISDIGFQTDFRVYLQLSQTWLIFMICLCIIEATIILILIFLRNRVRIAIALLKEGSKAIGHIMSTLFYPIITFLLIAICISYWAVTAVFLASSGEPIYKVMPAQPKCMYENFTCDPETFNKTNVTKLCPRSQCTFAFYGGESLYHKYIFILQICNVFVFLWLVNFAIALGQCTLAGAFASYYWAFKKPGDVPAYPLFSSFGRAIRYHTGSLAFGSLILAIVQLIRIILEYLDHKLKSAQNKFAKFVLCCLKCCFWCLEHFIKFMNRNAYIMIAIYGKNFCSSAKEAFFLLMRNVIRVAVLDKVTDFLLFLGKVLIAGSVGVLAFFFFTRRIPVIQEEVPSLNYYWVPLLTVIFGSYLIAHGFFSVYAMCVDTLFLCFLEDLERNDGSTERPFYMSGSIMKILKKRNKEKKMKKRS
- the LOC117417087 gene encoding choline transporter-like protein 5 isoform X1, giving the protein MGRRSEIPPSLYGEPRKFDPAFKGPIHNRHCTDVVCCVIFVVVILGYIALGTVAWMHGDPRKVIYPTDSYGQFCGQQGTPNANKAILFYFNILKCASPVVLINLQCPTTQLCVSKCPDRFATYLDMQYAYRYNKSYWEYYRQFCKPGFNNPRKSIGEVLRDEDCPSMIVPSRPFLQRCFPDFTTRNGVLTVANKTTFKDGRGKTRNVTDLREAARQVTAIQQGGESGINSVLDAREVGIKVFEDYAGSWYWILIGLVIAMVVSLLFILLLRYTAGVLLWVIIFGVIGVIGYGILHCYWEFSTLRGKPGAGVTISDIGFQTDFRVYLQLSQTWLIFMICLCIIEATIILILIFLRNRVRIAIALLKEGSKAIGHIMSTLFYPIITFLLIAICISYWAVTAVFLASSGEPIYKVMPAQPKCMYENFTCDPETFNKTNVTKLCPRSQCTFAFYGGESLYHKYIFILQICNVFVFLWLVNFAIALGQCTLAGAFASYYWAFKKPGDVPAYPLFSSFGRAIRYHTGSLAFGSLILAIVQLIRIILEYLDHKLKSAQNKFAKFVLCCLKCCFWCLEHFIKFMNRNAYIMIAIYGKNFCSSAKEAFFLLMRNVIRVAVLDKVTDFLLFLGKVLIAGSVGVLAFFFFTRRIPVIQEEVPSLNYYWVPLLTVIFGSYLIAHGFFSVYAMCVDTLFLCFLEDLERNDGSTERPFYMSGSIMKILKKRNKEKKMKKRS